Within the Nicotiana tabacum cultivar K326 chromosome 11, ASM71507v2, whole genome shotgun sequence genome, the region cccttaggaatttatgccgTCGAGCAAAAAAATATATCACAATCGCCTAGTGCTTTGTGCTCGCGAATGATAGTGTAACATTTATTCGGTAACAAACTTAACCTCCCTGTGAGAATTTGCTAACGAAGCAAAGATTACCTTATCACCCCCGAATGAAAACTTGTCATCAAAAGATCTTATTACTGCTGTTTTTGTAGTATGCTTATGGTCGCTGTCTTGTTAAAAACCCTTTGCCGTTTTTTGTCAACAGTAATATTTTTTGAGATGAGCCACGTTCCAGTTGTTGGGCAACTTGTCTCCGTTGTGATTTTCTAACTAGTATGACCCTTTACTGGTGATAGCTGAAACTTGGTAAGGGCCTTCCCATGTAGAGGCTAACTTGGCGGCATTGTGTTCTTGGATGTTTTTAGTCACCTTCCTCAAGAACAAGTCCCCTACTTTGAAGTAACGAAGGTTGGTTATTTGATTGTAATACCGTTCCATCCTTTACTTTTGAGCTGCCATTCTGACATGTGTCAGGTCCATGCGTCCCTCGAGAAGTTCTAAGTTGATTAGCATTGTCTCGCTGTTTGATTCTTCATTTGCCTGGGAATACCTTAAATTGGGCTCCCCCACTTCCACCAGTATCAAAGCTTCTGCGCCATAAATGAGGGAAAATGGAGTTTCTCCTATGCTTGATTTGACAGTCGGTAGGCCTAGAGTACCCCGGCAATTCCTCGGGCCAACGACCTTTTGATGCTTCTAGCCTTTTCTTCAGATTTTGCACAATTGTTTTGTTTGTGGACTCTGCTTGTCCGTTTGCGCTCGTATGGTACGGTGATGAGGTAATCttttttatcttcaaatcttcaaggaatTTTATGACTGTTGCGCTAATAAACTGTGGCTCGTTGTCGCATGCAATTTCCTTAGGTAGTCCGAACCTACATATTATATTCTCCCACAGGAATTTGACCACTTCGCGTTCTCCGATATTTtggtaaggacctgcttccacccatttggaaaaataatcagtcaaaattaaaagaaatcgtACCTTTCCCGAAGTTGGTGGTAGAGGTTccacgatgtccatcccccatttcatgaatggcaaCGGGGACAAAATTGAATGTAATGGTTCTGCTGGTTAATGTACCATAGGTACGTGgcattggcacttatcacatttttgtacAAAGTCTTTGGCATCTACATCCATacggggccaataatatcccgcccAGACTAATTTTAACACCAAAGAATCTGCGCCCGAGTGGTTGCCACATATTCCTTTATGGATTTATTTCATGGCGTAGCTGGCTTCAGACACTCCTAAGCATCGGGCCAGCGGGCCTTAGAACGATTTTCTGTATAACTTCCCTTTCTCGAAGCTGTATCACGTGGCTTTGGTGCGCACCGCTTTCGATACCTTGGGGTCTTTGGGTAGTTTTCCGTGTTCGAGATAATCGATTATctcgtttctccagtcccagaccaggtTGGTCGAATTTACCTCATTGTAACACTTCGTGTCTAAGGCTGAGTTCATCAGTTGAACAATTGCCCCCATTTATGGTCCCTGAATTTTTATTGATGAGCCCAGATTTGCTAACGCATCTGCTTCCgcattttcttccctcgggatgTGGGTTATTGTCCACTCTCGAAATCTTGACAACAAGGCCTAAACCTTTACCACGTACTGTTGCATTCGCTCATCTTTGGTATCAAAAATtctgtagacctgatttaccaccagttgcGAGTCACATTTGATGTTGATTGCTTCGGAATCGAGCccccgggccaattcgagccctacaatcaaagcttcatattTCGCTTCATTATAAGTTAAAGTTACCATCTTGATGGCTTGCCTTAAAGGTTTCCCCCAGCGTGACTAGGACTAttccgagcccggaccctttcagaTTTGAAGCTCTGtctgtaaataaggtccaaactcctgatgtcggCTCTGACACCATTATTGCCTCTTTGGAGGCCAGGGGCATCAACCCCGGCTGAAATCGGCTACGAAGTCAGTCAAGACATACGACTTAATCGCAGTCTGTGGCTTATACTCTATATTAAATTCTCTCATTTGGACGGCGTATTTGGCTAATCTAatcgagagctcgggtttatagAGGATATTCCTCAGAGAAAAAGTAGTCACCGCCGCTATCGGGTGGCActggaagtagggcctcagcttccgGGCGGTTACCACAAGggctaaggccaatttttccagatgtgggtagcgagtttctgcttcAGACGAAATTCTGCTAACGTAATATGTAGGGGACTGCGTACCTTTTTCCTCTCGGACTAAAATTGTGCTCATCATGACTTCCGAGACTGCCAGGTAGACCAGCAATGTTTCTCATTCATTAAGTTTCGAGAACAAATTAGGGCTTAACaaatatttcttcatttccttcaaGGCTTCTCGACACTCCGACGTCCACtcgaagttattcttctttttgagcgCTGCGAAGAAGCGGTGACACTTTTTCAATGATCGGGAAACAAATCTGCTCAAAGACGCCAATATGTCTGTGAGTCTCTGTACTTCCTTTACATTGAATAGTTGATCCGGgatatcctctatggccttgattttgtcgggattcACCTCGATTCCTCTTTGTGAGACTAGAAATCCTAAGAATTTACCTGAACAGACCCCGAACACACACTTCTCGAggttaagcttcatattatgctCCCTCAGTGCGTCAAACGTTTCTTGCAGGTGTCTCAGGTGGCTATCTGCATCCAGAGATTTAGCAaccatatcgtctatatatacttccatagtttttcctatttgtttttcgaacatcttatttataagtcgttgataagtggctctgacattttttagtccgaagggcattacgttgtaaCAGTAAGTACCAAAATTTgtaataaatgaagtcttttcccggtcttctgggttcatcttaatctgattgtacccagaataggcatcgagaaaactcattaactcgttcCCGGTCGTAGcgtcaatcatttgatcaatatttGATAATGGGAACGAGTCCTTCGGGCAtgccttattaagatctttataatctacgcacatgtaaaatttattgttCGTCTTAGGAACTACCACCACATTAGCTAGCTAGTCTGAATATCTTACATCTTAGATTGAACCAATTTTAAGTAGACGGGTTACCTCTTCTCtgacgaatttattccttgcTTCGGCAATAAGGCGCTTCTTTTGCCTTACCGGAGGTATGCTCGGGTCCAAACTTAACTTGTGGACGTCTATTTCTGTTGGAATtcctgtcatatcctcgtgcgaccatgcaaaacaatcagcaTTAATTTTAAGGAATGCAATAAAATATGACCTGAGCTCCGGGTGTAGTCTTGTTCCCAAATGAAATTTCCTTTCTGGGAATTTTTCAAACAGTGCAACATGCTCTAGTTCTACTGTCGTGGATTTCGTTGTGTCTGTTTCTTCCGGTACTTGAAAATACATTGGTATATGATATTGCTCCGACCTTCCTGCCCCCGGGGAAACTTCCTCTGGTTCGGGGTCGGAAGCCGATAACTGCTATACCGCATGTTCCTTTCCCTTGCTATGAGAGACTGAGGTCGCACTCAACTCTATCATTGCCGGTTGATCACCTCTTATATGCTTGATCCCTTCGGGTGTCGAGAATTTCAGCAATTGATGGTACGTTGAAGGCACGACTTTCATCTCGTGCAGccatggccttcccaggatgatattaTAGCCCATGTCCCCATCTACTACTTCAAAGAGAGTTGTCTTCATTACGCCCTTGGCATCCGTAAGCAGTAAGATATCCCCTCGAGTTGTAACACTTGCGAGGTTGAATCTGGCAAGGAGCTTTGTTGTCGGGACGATGTTCCCGGTGAGTTTATCCTGATCTAGAACTCTCTATTGTATGATATTGgcggaacttcctggatccactaaaatgtatttaattttaaaatttaacacatttaaagaaattaccagtgcgtcattgtgcggTACTCTCAGAAACTCTTACTATAGGTTGTCAATACTTTATTCTTCTTTGCGGTCGAGAAAATGACCCCATTAATCTCGTCCCCTCCGAAGATTATGTTGATCGTTTGACGTGGTGGTTCTTCTCCTTCCTTCGAGTTTTGCGCGTTGCCCCTGTCCCGACCATAATtatttttggctcggtcactcAATAGTTCTTTGACGTGACCATTTTTCAACCATGTTTCCACTTCTTCCCGGAGGTGCCGACAGTCCCCAGTCCGATGGCCATTAGTAtcgtggtattcacaccatagATTTGGGTCCCTCTGGCTGAGATTGGACCTCATAGGTCTCAGGAATCGTGCCTCTTTGATATCTCTCATGGCGGACACTAACTCCACCACGCTGATGTTGAAATTATACTCTCATAACTTTAGATAAGAAGAACCTCGTGGTCCCGAGATTTTTCTATCCTGCAGCGATCTGTTGTTCCGCCCACGATCTGTCCTCCTGTCAACGGTGAACTTGTCCGATGTTCGGAAGCTCCTGTCATGACCTTCAATCCACTCGTAGGGAAGAAACCGGCCCCTTGAAACTTGTCCATGTGAGTCGACATcgtctttcattttttctttgttattctCCCGCCCCCTTGCTGATGACGGGAAGTCAAACTGATCATCTTTGATTCttttgactcgtaccggttgtggacatccgcccaagttgttgcttgaaactcgAGCAGACTTTCCTTCAACTTCCGGGAAGCATCTGAACTCCTCGGGTTCAAACTCTTAGTGAACACTTCAGCTACCCATTCGTCCGGGACGGCCGATAacaacatcctttccttctggaTTCGGCTAACGAACCTTCGTAATAGCTCAGATTCTCCATGTGCGATCCTGAATATATCGACCTTTCGGGCTTGTACCTTTCCGGCGCCAGCATGGGCCTTGATGAACGAATCCACGAGCATTTCGAAAGAATCTATGGAAAGCTCGAGCAATAATGAGTACCATGTCAAGGgtcccctcgtgagagtctcaCCAAATTTCTACAATAACACGGACTCGATTTCGTGAGGAGACAGTTCATTTCCTCTCACTGCCATTGTGTAGGTGGTGATGTGTTCCTGTGGATATGAGGTCCCATCGTATTTTGGCACTTCATGCATTCTGAATCACTTTGGGATTAATTCCGGGGCCGCACTCGGTTTGTACTGTAATTGGATGTACTTCTTCGAGCTCGGGCCTTTCAATACCGGGGTGCTcccgggatttggtccatgcAGTCGTTTACTTCCTTCATGAACCGCAAGAGTTCCTCCTTAAACGGATCTTTATCGTTGTTGAGTCCAGATCTGCTCCCGCTAGCCCCGTCGGAGCTAACTTCACCCCTaggagtgttgttgtcgactctctACGTTGTTTGGTTTGTAGGAATAATAGGAGGAATTGGATCTCGCCtatttgcattatttgaagcgCCCGATAGCGCTTGTTTTAACTCCGTAATGACCTGATCTTTCCGCGTGAGGTGGCCTAAGATGATTGCATGTTGTACTTGCAGGATACTCACCGCGTCTGCTACGTGCCTTTGGTCAGCATCATCTGGGGTTGCTTCACGTACTCGTCTGGGGTACCTCCCGTCATACACCTGTGTGGCATCTTCCCCCTCATTACGAGTATCGCTGATTGAGTCCTCAAAATGGAGGTGTTCCTCTCGAATCTCAGGATTGTGAATGTTGTTAATGGTATTGATTGCCATTCTTTGTGATTTTGCTAGGACAGGAACGATCAAAGCTTGTGAGTGAAGGAGGTAAGGATCAACTTAACCACAtgactgtctaggccccacggtgggcgccaaagtgtttacccgaaaaatggtacagttaaatttgttcGTGATTACTAGACAGATGAATCAATTTGATCCCAAAAGATAATGAATTAATCGATTTTCATTCAAGATACTTAGCTAAAATGTTAGTGAAGCGATAGATTTGGAGAACCCTGAAACATGATTTCTGGGTACAATGATGATAAGAACAACAAGCTAGGGAGAgagatagtaatgttgtattaGAATATATTCTTTGATGCCCAGAAAAGCGTGTCTTACAATGATAGTTGAGCCTATTATTTATAGCTCAGTGGGCGTAATGGTCGGGCACACCACTAATGACAATTATTAATAGTATGATAATGGAAACCTAACGGTAAACATAAATCATCAGGTTTCTTTAATGAGTTGTTACTCTTTAATGATGtggaatatttttcattaaatgtCATCGGGCGCAGCGTGCTAAATGCCCTTACGAACTTGTCTTTCTCGGTGACACACGAGATAGTTGTGCCCGGTTTTTCATCCTCTCGATTTTAATTCCACGTGTCTCCTTCTTAGGTGGCCACATGCCGTGACATATTTTACCCAATACAAAACCTATGAGGATAAGATCTATCAATTAGGAAGGCTTAATTTCTATATTACACTTACTCCCTTTGACACTAAAAGATTTTCATAAATCAAAGAAGTTTTGCGTACTCTAGGCAATTTCATTCAACACTAGCAATAAAAGCATTGTAACTACTTCAGTAGTCCCCAACAAGGAGACATAACTATCTTTTAGTATATAATTCACCGTCCAAAAAGAAAATACTAGGCCAATCAATTAATTTTGCATATACTTGACTAGGTCGATCAACTAATTTTGCATATACTTCTGTTTCATTTGAAGCAACTGGTATCACGTTTGATGGTTCAAATGCATCTCAGAGAGAAAAACCTATTCGCACTCCATGTTTATACCAAACTAGTgaatgtattatatatataacttTCATACACACATTGCCATACACGTGGAACGTATGGTCCTTAATAGGATGTTAAACTTAACACACAATTGCCATAAAGGATGGTGCTTAGAAAAAGtcaataacatacccagtattatttCACACCGTGAGTCTGAGATATGACAAAATGCAAGAATTTAACATGTAGCATCATCGTAATACTTATGGAGTGACTAATGATTTGAATACCACCTTGTACACCTTATGTGAGAAGAAAAGAGGTCCAAACATTTTAAAAACTTGAAAAAAGACACAGTGATATCAAAAAGAGGAATTACGAGTAGAGGCGGATGCTGTGGTAGGTATGAgttcaattgaactcataactttcgacgttgagtatatgtgtaaaaatttattaaaattgcaaaaataatagatttgaacccataactttaaaaatataatgagttcaatgttaaaaatcttTAAAGTTGAATCTATAGAGTTTAAATCCTAGATTCGCCACACGGGAGGACCACAAACCACATAAAGGGAAAAAATAGAGTTCAAATTAAGTTTTTCGAGCATCCAATATCCAATAAATGTATAAAAAGTGGTCAAAGGTTGGAGGACCAAAATGGTTGGCTAACCAACTCATATGAACCCACCTTTAATTGACCAAATCCTAAGCAACCTTGCCAGCTATAATTCACTAGGTGACATAGGAAATAGACAAAAATGATCTTAAAAAACCTATTTTTATAACCATTCCGTATTCAAAAACTTGACTAATTTAAATTTGTATTGTCAATTAGGTCGATTAAACGTGAATTCGCACGGTGTAAGATTTGTTAGAAGGGAAACGCACTACACCCTCTTGTGGTGTGGAGAAAACTTAAAGACAGAATTTCAATAAGATGATTGAAAGGCCAGTGGGGGAGGTGGGGTTTCTGGACAACAACTATTATAACTAAGTGGGGAACACAGGCATCTGATGCTCTCTAGTTGCATAGAGAACCACAAACTCTAGTGTAATCATCTAAGCTTGGAAATTTTGATGTTCGTAAATCATGAATATATCACATAAATGGCCAAATATGTTTGCTTCATACACTAGCATATATTCATgttcaaaaaaaaggaaaaaacaaccTCTAGCCTACTATGCTAGTTGATTTTCACACACtaaaaatcaagaaaattagTAACCCTTCTACAAGAACTTGGACCTCACAAACAAAACTAGAGGATAATAACCCAAATTCTTAccaaaccaaaaagaaaaaacccAAAACTAGGCAAACAACATCCTCCTCCCAAAAAACCAGCACCAGTTAATAATTCAAGAGGGACATGACAAGTGAGAACCCTTCCTCTAAATACCTAGTCAAAAATAAGGTCAGAGTTTCTTCACTAGCTtctaataatattattttttagtttttttatattATCTGAGATCATCCATTATCCCAAATTTCTAAGACACTCTGTACAAACTCTTCAAACCCCTTCTTCCTATATACAGAACAAAACCACTACAGTAGAAATACTAGTCTAAAACTTCTACTTTTCTCAAGGAGTTGAACTTGAAGCTTCTTGTCTTGGTTCTCTCAAGTATCCCAGTAGAGTTTCTGcctgagaaaaaagaaaaagaccaAACGCCATTAAATTCTTTCCATAACAAGAATAGGATCAAAGTAATACAGCTTGTATCCCTTGTACTTAAAATGCATACGCAGACTAAAACATCAGTGTCACTGAAAGCAACACAGCAGCAGTATTTGTTCTATACGTTACTGCAACAAGTACCAGAAAGTTCAAATGATAACATcaccaaaataaaagaaaacgaaATGCTCATTTCAAAGGATAGCAAACCACACCATACAACTGTAATCTCCAAACTTCACTCTCATGCTTTCTTCATTCATCTCTTTCTATTTTCTTCCATACCCCCATCTTCCAACTCTCAAACATCCAAGTATTGAAAAACACTCCACACCATATGTTTATGATTATATAAATTCAAATATGTCATGGTAACCAATAAAATTTAATCTTTATTCCAACTTTATGCCCTTAGTTAACTACTGGCACAAATTAGTTTAAGTTAAAAGCTCTACTCATCAAAAATCATAGCAACTTTCAAACAAATTGCTTCAATAACAAGAACTCCtactaataaatgtcaataattTGAAAGAACTATTGGTTCTTTAATATTACTAATTCCATAAAAATTCAGTCTTTAACTAGCCACTACAACAACTCTAATAAATGATCaagatttttccttttcttttccaacaACTTCAGTAAACAGTTCTAGTGGTGGATCGAAAACTCAAAACTCACCTTGTGCTTAGCTTTAGCAGTTCCATAAAACTAATTCCATAAAGATTCAGTCTTTAACTAAACAATACTACTAATTACAACTACAAAGTGCTAATAATTGACTAAGATAACTCACCTTGTGCTTAGCTTTAGCAGTACCATTCTGAGACAAGGCAACAAGAGGAGGAATTCCACCTTCTCTAACAAGAAGCCCTCTGTTCCTAACACTATCCACACAAAGCTGCAAAAGTGTCAACACTGCAAATTCCCTTCCTTTATCAGAACCATCTTCAATAGCTTCAACAagtgtagcaattcccccttCCTCAACAATAGCCACTTTCCCCATTTCAATCCCAgccaatatactcaacacgaccATTGCCTTTTCAGCTAATCCATTCCCATTTTCACAAACTAGCCCTACTAATGGCTTCACTGCACCTGCAACAATAGCCCTCTCTTTATTTAATTTCACTGAACAAAGCTTATAAAGAGTCGTTAAAGCATCTTTTTTTCCTCTATTCGTTCCATTTATAAGCAATCCCACTAATGGTGGAACTGCACCACAAGCACCAATTGAAAGCTTATTTTCATCAACTAAAGCTAAGCTTAAAAGCCCACACGCAGCATTCTGTTTCGACGTGTCGGTCCCGGTTTTGAGCACGTAGATTAATGACTTAATTGCCCCTGAGGAAGTGATTAAGGTCTTGTTTGGCTCGTGAAGTGAGAGATTTAAGAGTGCTGTTACTGCGTGTTCTTGCGTCCACGGGTCGGTGCACCGGAGAAGTGGGATTAGGACTGGAATTGCACCCGATTCGCCTATTAAAGCCCGATTATCAGCCCGATTCTTCGCTAACAGCCTTAATTTAGCTGCCGCCGATCTTTTAACGGCGACTGACGGAGAATTTAAGCTGTCGACGCAGAGTTTCACCGTCGGTTGAAGATCCTCCGGCGAAATGCTCTCGATTATCTCCGTTGAAAATTTCTCTCTTTCTAGAAACCCGAAGCAAGGTTCAGGTTCGGGTTCGGGTTTAAAATTCGGGTTACTCTGATCCGAAACTGGAACATTTGCTAACCGCTGTAACTCGCCGGAGATATCACTGCTACAAGCTGAGAAATCACTGAAAGCTTGAGAAAGTTCTAGATAATCCTCATCGGAAGTAGACGATTTGTTCGCTGGAGGCTTTCTCGAAAGCTCGCCGAGATGAATATCAATGACGGAGTCGGTGAGATTCTCGGAAATAGCACCGGAGTTTTCAGAAACGGAGCCGGAGCAATTAGTTGACCGGAAAGTAGTTGATGATCGGATAGTTCTCATGGACCGACCAATTGAACGGTTGATTTTAGCGGCGGAAGATAACGGTGGTGGAGTGTAGTAATAAGGCCGTGTTTGGCCAATATGGGTAGTACTAGAAACACTATTAACACTATGAGAATGTGAATGAGACTGAGATTCTTCAAGTGaaaccattttttttttaaaatttttgagttttgaaggaATGAGAAAAAATGGAGGAATTTTATAGAAggaaaagatagaaaggatgaGAAGGAGAGGATTTGGTCTGTTTGGTGGCTATGATTTTTGATTTTGTGCTAAAATGACATGCGGTGTGTTGTGTATTTAGTATCACAAGCAGGGGAAACCTTCCAGCTCATTGTCAAAGCCCGAGGTTAATTTTTAGTACTAACATATCACTGGGTTAGATAATTTCCTTTTAACTAtaatcctttttaaaaaaaaatatttttaccataAGATGTTACGATtatagttttataatttaaaaattaacaaaatcaaGTATGTTATTCCTCTAAGCACCGATTATCCGAACTTTAGAAAGAATACTCAACACGGGTTCTCTAGAtcttagtatgagtagctaaaacctCACTATATTTTTTCGGAACCTCAGCATTTTTCCTTCTTGCGTATGTGTTATAGCTCATAGCTCTAAGCCCCAATTCCTTAACTCGAACCTCGACACATGTATTTAAATTTCGACGGGTGTACTTAGAACCTTGCCCAAGTCTCGGAACTTCAGCGTAGGTACTTGGAACCTTAGTATGAGTACTTGGTACCTCAACAAGCATACTTGGATAGGTaagggcacccgataccttaatAGAGGTACTCGGTATATATTCAAGCTCAACACGAGTTCTCGATACCTAAACGTGCTCGAGGTACTTCGATCCTCAGAATGGGTACTTGCATGAAACTTTAGCATTGGTCTCGGGCCTCCAGCACGTGTACCCATTAACTCAACACGAGTACTCGATACCTGCTATGCTCAGCAAGGGTACTCGATACCTGCTTGTGCTCAATACAGGTATTTGAAGCCTCTATACATGTACTTGGAACTTCAACGATAATACTCGATATCCCAGCAGGGCTATCAGTACCTACCCCCTGTTTGTACTGGTTCTTAGTACCTAGTCGTGTACGTAGCACTTCAGCACGAGTTCTCAAATCCTTTACGAATACTTAGAACCTCCGCTCAAGTACACGATATTCCAATACGACTATTTGATACTTACCGGTGCTCAACACTGTATGGGGTGAAATTGATTGATTACAAGTGACTAGATAGCATGAGGACACGTGGAACCAAGAACAGGCAGAAGTTGAGTCGATAAATAATTATTATCGATCACGAAATACATAACCGATACAGGGTGAATCCCGAAGGAAGCATAATCGATGGCAAAGATTCGAAGGCTTGACATCGGATAACATTAAATGAGCAGCCTatagagaatatttgcattcaaaCTAGCTGTTATACACACATCAATGATACTTTTGTTCTCATTTAAGAAAAGCTTTATTTTAGAATCTTATCTCCCTAGGAATAGTTATAAATACCAGATTGACACCTCTTGTAAGGGGAGGACATATTCTACACAAAAAAGCTATGACATACTGTTTCAAGTTCAATCTAAAGCATTTATCATTGATATTGTTCTTGCTCTAGGAAAGACCGAGCTCAGAATCATGTTTGctacttttcttttaattttaatcgCTGATcttatttttattctatttttttatcatttttggatcaaatcgattcgcttgtaTATAAATTACGTAACTAATTTAACTGTACTGTTTTAATAAACAAGCACAAATACCATATATTCTAGTGCGACTATTCGATACCTAGTCGTGCTCAACACGGGTACTTGAAACATGAAACTAAAGAGAACCCACGTGGAAGGTAGGTGAGATAGAGTAAAAGTAACAAGGGCCTGTGAAATTAGCAAGTTGCTTTTTGTACAGTACGAGTTTGCTTTTTTGCTTTGAAAGGACGTCGGTGAAGGGGAATGAGGTGACGTCGTTTCATGTTTTTTTTAACTCTATTAGTCGCTTTTTGGTTGTCACTTTCATTTTCCTTGAAACAGTTAATTCCATCAATTTTTCAGATGTACCTCCCTACAACAGAGAAATGAACGAATACGAAATACGTATTTATGAAAGCaaatttaagaaaaaagtaaTAGTAGAGGTGTACGCTTTTGAAACAGTGAAATAATAGTACTGTATTTTAGAACTTTAGATAAAGTTCGTATTTTAATCTTTAAAGGACTTATATAATAACCTTCTTGGCAAGGACTGGCAACACCAAACGTGGTTTGAAGCTTTTTTTTAATACCATTAAGAAAATTAGTAAGAAAATACCATTAAGGATATGAATTATGGGCTTCATTTCTATATATTgactataaaaaattatttatacaatcaaattatttatataaaaCTTAAATTTGTATACATCAATTAATAATCTACTAAAAGTTAGCAAACATATTAACATTGATAATTTACCTTTTTTTATCTAACTATTTCAGTATTTCTAAATGCCACTTGTTGGGCCCACAGAAAATAGGTCGACTGTGAGAACTGATTTTTGTCATTAATTATTTTGGT harbors:
- the LOC107823151 gene encoding uncharacterized protein LOC107823151; its protein translation is MVSLEESQSHSHSHSVNSVSSTTHIGQTRPYYYTPPPLSSAAKINRSIGRSMRTIRSSTTFRSTNCSGSVSENSGAISENLTDSVIDIHLGELSRKPPANKSSTSDEDYLELSQAFSDFSACSSDISGELQRLANVPVSDQSNPNFKPEPEPEPCFGFLEREKFSTEIIESISPEDLQPTVKLCVDSLNSPSVAVKRSAAAKLRLLAKNRADNRALIGESGAIPVLIPLLRCTDPWTQEHAVTALLNLSLHEPNKTLITSSGAIKSLIYVLKTGTDTSKQNAACGLLSLALVDENKLSIGACGAVPPLVGLLINGTNRGKKDALTTLYKLCSVKLNKERAIVAGAVKPLVGLVCENGNGLAEKAMVVLSILAGIEMGKVAIVEEGGIATLVEAIEDGSDKGREFAVLTLLQLCVDSVRNRGLLVREGGIPPLVALSQNGTAKAKHKAETLLGYLREPRQEASSSTP